In bacterium, the DNA window CTCGACCTCGGCCGCGGGGGCGTCGTACTCGTCGAGCAGCAGGCGCAGGATTTCGTCTTCGTTCTTGCCCTCGTCGAGGAGCTCTACGACCCGAACGCCCGCGCCCTTTACGTTGTGGAGGGTGCTGTCACTCGTCGTAAGGACGAAGTATTCGTCGCCGATTTTACGGTAAGCGATTTCTTTTTTCTTCAGGACGTAGGTCATAGATCGTCCGTAGCCGCGCTTCTTTTTAAGAGTAGGGGACGGGGGGCCAGGTTAATTCGGGGCACTCCGCGTTCCGGATTTTATACGGGGAATCGCAGAATCCCTCGTACTTGAAGCCGTCGGCGCACACCCCCGGAGAGGCTTCGTTTACGCCGCAGGCCTGCGACGTCAATT includes these proteins:
- a CDS encoding PqqD family protein, which codes for MTYVLKKKEIAYRKIGDEYFVLTTSDSTLHNVKGAGVRVVELLDEGKNEDEILRLLLDEYDAPAAEVEADLASFLAELEAKGILTRNDG